CCGCCAAGGCCGGCGCGAAGGTCCTCAACTACTGCAAGCTGGAAACGGCCAGGCATGAATCCGGCAAGTGGCATTGCCGGCTCGAAGATCGCGTCAGCGGCGACGAAGTCAGCATCATCAGCCGCTGCGTGGTCAACGCCACAGGCCCGTGGGGGGGCCAGTTCAAGCAGAGCACCATCCCGTTGCGGCTGACCAAGGGGATTCACCTGGTGGTGGAGCGGTTCCGCCTGCCCATTCCCGATGCCGTCGTTATGACCGAGGGCAAGCGGATCCTGTTTGCCATCCCCTGGGGCGAGCGGGTGATTCTGGGCACGACCGACACAGACTACGATGGCTCGCTCGACGAGGTTTTCGCTGATCCGGACGATGTCAGCTACGTGCTTGGCGTGGTTAATGAGGCGTTTCCGCGAGCATCGCTGACCACTGAGGATATTGTCAGCACGTGGGCCGGTCTGAGGCCGCTGATCGCCGATCCGAACGGCCGACCCTCGGATATCTCCCGCTCGCATGAAATTCGCATGTCCGAGCCGGGCTGGTACAATGTCGCCGGTGGCAAATTGACAACCTATCGGCTGATGGCCGAGCAGACGGTGGATCAGATCGTCAGGTACCTCGGGCGCGGTCGTGTACCCTGCAACACCGCTGCGACGCCGCTTCTGGAGCCGCTGGAAGTCGAGAACCTCAGCGGGATCGTGCCACCACCCGTGTCCGCCCGCGCGGTCGAGCATTACTGCCGCCGCGAATGGGCGATTCATCTTGACGACGTCATGATCCGGCGGGCCGGCTGGCATTACTACCGGCGTCAGGCCGAGGGTATCGCCGACCAGGTGGTTCGCTGGATGGCCGAGACACTCGGCTGGGACGCGGCCCGGCAGGCGGCCGAAATCCAGCAGTATCGCCGGCAGGTCGGTCGGTCCAGCCCTGCCGGGGCGGATCGGCGCCTTCCGGTTGAGACAGGTGTGCGCGCATGATCATTTCAATCTGGCGACGATTCTTTGCTCCCGCCCCGCACATTCCGCGACTGCCGGACGACCAGGTGCGCCGAGTGTACCCCTATTACCGCTGGCGGGTCATGGAAGCCACGTACATCGGCTATGCGACGTATTACCTGGTGCGAAACAACATCAACGTGGTCACCAAGGACATGGAGACGGCCCTTGGCTACGACGACTCGATGTTGGGCAGCCTCCTGGCGATCAATGCGATCGCCTATGGGCTTGGTAAGTTCGTGATGGGTGCTCTCTCCGACCGCAGCAACCCGCGGGTATTCATGGGCGTGGGGCTTCTTCTGACGGCTTTCTGCAACTTCGCCTTTGGCAGTGTTGCCAGCTACCCGGTCCATTTGTTCCTCTGGGCGACTAACGGACTTTTTCAAGGCATGGGCTGGCCGCCGTGCGGTCGAAGCATGGGCCACTGGTTCAGCGAGAAGGAACGCGGCCTGACCTTCAGCATCTGGAACACCGCTCACAATGTTGGTGGCGGAGTCGCCGGGGTCATTGCCGGCTACGCGCTCCATTACTGCGGTGGCTGGCAGTTTGCGTTCTTCATTCCGGGGGTCTTGGCCACGATCGGAGGTCTCTATGTCCTCTTTCGACTGTGTGACACGCCGCAATCGGTTGGGCTGCCGCCGATCGAGGAGTACCGGCAGGACTATCCCAACGGGGCCCGCCCGGGGCTTGATGCCGAACGGGAACTGACCACCCGCGAGCTGCTCGTCGACATGGTGTTCACGAACAAGTACATCTGGATTCTGGCGGCGGCCAACTTCTTCGCCTACGTGACGCGCTACAGCATGCTTGATTGGGGGCCGAAGTATCTCCGCGAGATCAAAGGGGCCACCGAGATCGGAGGCGGTGTCGGCACCATGTTCCTCGAATTCGGGGGCATTCCGTCGACGATTATCCTCGGCTGGGTTTCGG
This Phycisphaerae bacterium DNA region includes the following protein-coding sequences:
- a CDS encoding glycerol-3-phosphate dehydrogenase/oxidase, with translation MSEMMSEERVKTVSELVSEPLDVLVVGGGIVGTGIARDAAMRGLRVGLVEQHDFAFGTSSRSSRLLHGGLRYLAQGRIGLVREASIEKRIVHALAPHICQPLAFVLPTYRGMPWAPWALWKLRIGVRIYDWLCGGRNFGNSSSMKPGQVVDYLPGVNDRNLTGAVRYFDGLTNDARLTIDTLRSAAKAGAKVLNYCKLETARHESGKWHCRLEDRVSGDEVSIISRCVVNATGPWGGQFKQSTIPLRLTKGIHLVVERFRLPIPDAVVMTEGKRILFAIPWGERVILGTTDTDYDGSLDEVFADPDDVSYVLGVVNEAFPRASLTTEDIVSTWAGLRPLIADPNGRPSDISRSHEIRMSEPGWYNVAGGKLTTYRLMAEQTVDQIVRYLGRGRVPCNTAATPLLEPLEVENLSGIVPPPVSARAVEHYCRREWAIHLDDVMIRRAGWHYYRRQAEGIADQVVRWMAETLGWDAARQAAEIQQYRRQVGRSSPAGADRRLPVETGVRA
- a CDS encoding MFS transporter, producing the protein MIISIWRRFFAPAPHIPRLPDDQVRRVYPYYRWRVMEATYIGYATYYLVRNNINVVTKDMETALGYDDSMLGSLLAINAIAYGLGKFVMGALSDRSNPRVFMGVGLLLTAFCNFAFGSVASYPVHLFLWATNGLFQGMGWPPCGRSMGHWFSEKERGLTFSIWNTAHNVGGGVAGVIAGYALHYCGGWQFAFFIPGVLATIGGLYVLFRLCDTPQSVGLPPIEEYRQDYPNGARPGLDAERELTTRELLVDMVFTNKYIWILAAANFFAYVTRYSMLDWGPKYLREIKGATEIGGGVGTMFLEFGGIPSTIILGWVSDLLKGRRGMVAVLCLAPIIVAFTVIMFTPAGYLWLDMAMLTLIGFLIYPVINLIVIQALDLTSKKAIGTAAGFIGLMGYFGKATQAKGFGWILYHLKPVYGQETAWMAVMAAILLCTAIGVVLLSFTWRLKPRA